Within Rhodospirillaceae bacterium, the genomic segment CGATCCGGTGCGGGTCGATGATGTCGAAGAAATCGTGTTCGCGCACCACCGTGCCGTCGGCCGTGAATTCGACGACCGTGTCGCCGGCCAGCTCGCGCTGGCCGCGCGGCCCGGCGATGTCGTGTTCGGAGAGCGGGTAATCGTCGAAGGTCCGCGTCGTCAGCGACAGGGCGGCGAAATTGCCGTCCGGCAGTTCCTGCACCGAATGGTGGAAATACAGCGTATCGACGGGGATCGCGTTTTCCGCCTGCGGGCCGCGGCCCGGCGACGACCAGGCGCGGATCGTCTCGCCCGATTGCGCGACCTCGAGGATGCAGCCGTCGGTCGTCAGGACCAGCAGCGTGTCGCGCGGCGTGCGCTTGACGTCCATCAGCGAGCGGTTGCCGGGCGAACGCCATTGCCAGGCGACTTTGCCGTGACGGTCGAGCGCGACCAGCGCCTCGAACTCGGAATCGCGCGAGATCGCCCGCACCGCCTTGCCGACCGGCAGCACGATGAAGCCGGGCTCGCGCCGCTCCGGCTCGCAGACGTGGATTCGGAAAGGCGGGTGCTCCATGCTACGCGGCCTTCCGCCCCCACAGCCGGTCGGTCGCGAGCGCCGCGCCGTCCGCCAGCGCGCGCAGCTTCTCCCAGACGATGCTGGGCCAGACCCGCGGCAGGCTGGCCAGCGTGGAGAAGCCGCAATCGGTGCCGGCCTGGACCCGCTCGCGCCCGACGATATCGGCGTAGGCGCACAGGCGCTGGGCAACCAGCTTCGGGTGCTCGACATGGTTGGTGTTGGTGTCGATGACGCCGGGCGCCAGAATCTTGTCGCCGGGGATGGGCAAATCGGCCAGGTCTTCGTGCTGGTGGCCGTGCTGGGGATTGGCGCCCTCGAACAGCACGGTCGACGGCCTGGCCCGGAACACGATGTCCGCCATCGCGGCGAAGGGCACGTCGTGGGTGTGCGGGCCCGGATAGTTGCCCCAGCAGATGTGCATACGCATCGCTTCGGCCGGGATGTTGCGGGTCGCGTGGTTGAGCGCCTCGACGCCGACTTCGGCGGCGTGGCGGAAGTCTTCGAGGGACCGGCCGGCGAACTCCATGTGGCGGATCATGGCGAGGTCCGGGCAGTCGATCTGGAGCAGGAAGCCGGCCTCGTGGATCGCCTCGTATTCGCCGGTCAGCGCCTCGCCGAGCGCCAGGACATAGGCGTCGCGGGTCTCGTAAAAGGCGTTGGGCATGAAATGGGCGACGACGCCGGGGGAGGCGGCGTTCATGAAGGCGCCGGCCGGCTGAGCCGCGTCCACTGCCGCGCGATAGTTCGCAAGGTCGGTTTCCAGCGGCCCGGTATCGCCGGGCTCGATCGGCGCGCGGCAGGCCGGCGGGTCGAGGTTCGGCAGCTTGGCGTTCGCGCGCATGCTGGCGGCGTAGTCCGGATGGGCCTTCAGGTCCGACGGCAAAAAGCGCAGCGGCTCCGGATCGCCGAAGCCCCTGAGCCGGTGCTTGACATAGTTGGTGTAGGAGATTTTCGACATCTCGCCGTCGCTGACGATGTCGACGCCGCAGTCTACCTGTTTCCGGACGATCTCCGTCACCGATTCGGCGACGCGGCGCTCAAGCAGCGCAGCGTCATAGGGCCGGTCGCGGTCCCTGGCGACGAGCAGGTCGATCAGGTCGTCGGGCCGAGGCAGGCTGCCGACATGGGTGGCGAGGATGCGATCGGCGGGGAGGGTGTACGGAACGGGGGTCAAGGCTCAATTTCTCCCTATCGTCGGCGAGGCCCCTCGCGTTATGCCGAAGCCGTATAACGCTTCAAGCCGGTACGCGGTAGAAGCGCCTTTGCAGGCCGCCGGACAGAACAGCGACGACGCCGGGAACGAGCGACTGCAAATCCTGCAACCGGTTACGGGCGGCGATCATGATCACAACCGGAATCGGCAGGTCGTCCGCATTCTGTTGATGCTCGATGCCCCGGTCGACCGTAATGACGGCGGCGAATTCTCTGCCGGCGGCGAGGGACAGCAGAAGGCCGTTGTCAGTGCCCGTCCAGCCTATCTCCTGCACCGTGTGCACTGTAAACGATTTCGGAAAGTAAAATGCGAGCCGCCGCGGCACGGAATCGTCAAGCAGCAGCTTCATCGGTGCCGGACATCAGCATCGCCGTTGCACGCTCCAGCACTGCGATCGCCTGGCGCCGCGAGACGGACGGGTAGTCCTCCAGAAATTCGTCAAGCCGGTCGCCCGCTTCCAGATGCTCCATCAGGATGCGCACCGGAACCCGGGTGCCGGCAAACACGGGAGTCCCGCCCAGGATTTCCGGGTTCCGGTCGATGAGTGAGTCGGTCATTGCCCTCTCCGCGGATGCGCTCCCGCGCCGATCGTCCCCAGAATACCGTACTTCAACGCGGCGTAAATGCGGCTATCCCGGCACCGGCGCACCTCGCCGGTCACGCCGCCGCGAACCGCTCGACCGCGATCCGGCCGGCGCGCTCGCGGGCCTGCCAGAGATCCCAGGCCATCTGCATGCCGAGCCAGGTTTCCGGCGTCGAGCCGAAGGCCTTCGACAGCCGGATCGCCATTTCAACCGAGATCCCGGTGCGCTCGTTCACCAGCTCCGAAAGCGCCTGCCGCGTGACACCCAACCCTTCGGCGGCCCGCGTCACGGTCAAACCCAGGGGTTCGAGGCACTGCCGTTTCACGATGCCGCCCGGATGCGGCGGGTTATGCATGCTCATGACCGACCTCCTCAGTGATAGTCCACATAGTCCACATCGACCGCCGCGCCATCCTCGAACCGGAACGTGACGCGCCAGTTGCCCGATACCGAAACCGCCCAATGGCCCTTTAAGCGTCCTTTCAGTTCGTGCAACCGAAAGCCCGGCAGGTTCATGTCCTCCGGCCCCCGGCTGAGATCGAGCGCCGCCAGGATATCCCGCAGTTTCCCGACATGCGCCGGTGCCACGCGCCGGGCCGTCCGGCCCTCGTAAAGCGCCTTCAGCCCGCGATGCCGGAACGAAACGATCATTGCGCAAGTATAATCTGTCGCCTGTCAGTTGACAATTTGCAACCGACACAGGCAGAGGGTATGAGGCGCCATTCCCATGTGAGTTGACCGGGCCAGCCCCCTGTCGGAGAAAATCGCGACAGAACCCAAGGAGAAGAGGCAACACTCATGCGCGTCATCATTACCGGCGGGGCCGGGTTTCTCGGGCGGAAGCTGGCGCGGGCGATCCTGGAGCGCGGTACGCTCGCCGGGCCGGACGGCGCGCCGGCGCAGGTAACGGAACTCGTGCTGTTCGACAACGTCCCGCCGGACGATCTCGGCGGACGGGCCGAAGCGGTGACCGGCGATATCGGCGACGCCGCTACGGTACGCGACCTAGTCGGCGGCGATGCGGCCAGCGTCTTCCACCTCGCCGCCATCGTCAGCGCCGGGGCGGAGGAGGATTTCGAACTCGGCTACCGGGTCAATCTGGACGGCACGCGCAACCTGCTCGAAGCCTGCCGCGGGCTGACCGCGCCGCCGCGCCTGGTCTTCGCCTCGTCTATCGCGGTCTATGGCGGCGACCTGCCGGAGACGATCGAGGACGATACCCCGCCCCTGCCGCAGACCTCCTACGGCATCCAGAAGCTGGTCGGCGAGCAACTGATCCACGACTACACCCGCAAGGGCTATATCGACGGCCGGGCGCTGCGCCTGCCGACGATCATGGTGCGGCCGGCGCCGAACCGCGCGGCCTCGACCTGGGCAAGCTCGATTATCCGCGAGCCGTTGCAGGGCAAGGATTACGACTGCCCGGTCGAGCCTCATGTCGCGATGGCCTGCCTGTCGCCCCGGCGCACGGTGGACGCGTTCATCGCCGTCCACGACCTGCCCGGCGAACGGCTCGGCCTGAAGCGGACGCTGCTGCTGTCGGGCCTCCGGGCGACGGCGTCGGACATGGCCGATGCGGTGGCGCGCAACGCCGGCAACCGCAGCATCGGCGCGATCCGCTGGAGGCCGGACCCGGCAATCATGAAGATCGTCGGCGGCTGGCCCGGCGCGGCGCACGGCGCCAGGGGCGAGGCGCTCGGCATCGCGCCGGACGCATCGATCGACGAAATCGTCCGCGGCTTCATCGCCGACGATCTGGCCGGGGGAAACGGGGCCGCCGAGGGGGATGCCGGCCCATGACCGATTTCGTCCTGGTCCATGGCGCCTGGCACTGGCGGGATGTCGCCGGACGGCTGCAAGCGGCCGGCCATCGGGTGTTTGCGCCGACGCTGACCGGCCTCGCCGACCGCGCGCATCTGCTGACCCGCGAGACCGGCCTGGAGACCCACATCCTGGACATCGTCAATCTGCTCGAATGGGAAGAACTGGACGACATCGTGCTGTGCGGCCACAGCTATGGCGGGATGGTCGTTACCGGCGCCGCCGACCGCGCGGCCGGGCGGCTGCGCGCGCTTGTCTATCTCGACGCCTTCGTGCCGGGGGACGGGCAGTGCGTCAACGACATGGCGCCGCCGGAGCGCGTCGCGGCGTTCGAGAGGTCTGCCGCGGAACGGGGCGACGGCTGGAAGGTGCCGCCTCTGCCGGCGAGCGCCTGGCTCGACGATCCGGCGCAGCAGGCCTGGGTCGAGCCCAAGGTGACGCCGCACCCCCTGCGCTGCCTTACCGACCCCCTGCCGCTCAGCGGCGCCTGGCAGACGGTCAGCCGCAGGATGCATGTCCTGGCGACCGCCAACGACCCGTCGCCCTTCCACGCGATCCATGCGGGCGTGGCGTCCGGACCGGGCTGGCTGCGCCGCCGCATCGACGGGCCCCACGACCTGATGATCTCGCACCCGGCCGAGACCGCCGCGCTGCTGCTGGAAGCGGCCGGCTAACGCCGCTCCAGCATCCCCTTGATCTCGTCCATCTGGCGCTGCAGGGCTGCCATGCGCTGCATCAGGGCGGAGGCTTCGGCCTCGGTGACGGCGTGCATCTCCTCCTTGAGCGCCGCGGATTCGGCCTGGCTCTGCTCGGTCATGGCGTTGACGATCACGGCGATGAACAGGTTGATGACGGCGAAGCTGGTCATCAGGATGAACGGCACGAAGACCATCCAGGCGCCGGGATATTGCTCCATCACAGGCCGGACGATGCCCATCGACCAGCTTTCCAGCGTCATGATCTGGAACAGGGAATACATGCTGTCGCCGACCGTGCCGAACCAGTCGGGGAAGGCCTTGCCGTAAAGCTTGGTCACCATGACGGCGAAGACGTAATAGACCAGCGCAAGCAGGGCGATGACGCTGGAGACGCCCGGAATCGCCGCCATCAGCGCCATCACCACCTTGCGCATCGACGGCACGATGGCGACCAGCCGCAGAACGCGCAGGATGCGCAGCGCGCGCAACACCGTGAGATCGCCGCTCGCCGGCGCGAGCGCGATGCCGACGATGATGAAATCGAAGACGTTCCAGCCGTTGGTGAAATAGCGCCAGCCGAAGGCGAACAGCTTGGCGAGCAGTTCGATCACGAAGATCGCCAGCACGATATCGTCGAGGAGCAGCAGAATCGGCCCGACGCGCTCCATGACGCCGGCCGAGGTTTCCAGGCCGAGGGTGATCGCGTTGAACACGATCACCGCGGTGATCGCGCGCGTGACCCGCGGGCTCTCCATGAAGGCGCCGACCCGGCGGCGCACCCGGTTGAGCGGCGAGGTCGGCTCCGGCAACGCGGTCACGGTTTTTCCGCCAGCAGGGATTTGAGCTCGCGGATCTCGGCCTTGAGCGCGCCGATCTCGGCCGTCAGCTCCCCGGTCTGGGCGTCGACCTTCTGGCCGAGGATTTCGGTCCGCGCCTTCGCTTCCTCGGTCAATTTCATGGTCTGCTCGGCGATATCCTGTTCGAGCGTATCGCG encodes:
- a CDS encoding alpha/beta hydrolase, with the translated sequence MTDFVLVHGAWHWRDVAGRLQAAGHRVFAPTLTGLADRAHLLTRETGLETHILDIVNLLEWEELDDIVLCGHSYGGMVVTGAADRAAGRLRALVYLDAFVPGDGQCVNDMAPPERVAAFERSAAERGDGWKVPPLPASAWLDDPAQQAWVEPKVTPHPLRCLTDPLPLSGAWQTVSRRMHVLATANDPSPFHAIHAGVASGPGWLRRRIDGPHDLMISHPAETAALLLEAAG
- a CDS encoding type II toxin-antitoxin system RelE/ParE family toxin; the encoded protein is MIVSFRHRGLKALYEGRTARRVAPAHVGKLRDILAALDLSRGPEDMNLPGFRLHELKGRLKGHWAVSVSGNWRVTFRFEDGAAVDVDYVDYH
- a CDS encoding NAD-dependent epimerase/dehydratase family protein; the protein is MRVIITGGAGFLGRKLARAILERGTLAGPDGAPAQVTELVLFDNVPPDDLGGRAEAVTGDIGDAATVRDLVGGDAASVFHLAAIVSAGAEEDFELGYRVNLDGTRNLLEACRGLTAPPRLVFASSIAVYGGDLPETIEDDTPPLPQTSYGIQKLVGEQLIHDYTRKGYIDGRALRLPTIMVRPAPNRAASTWASSIIREPLQGKDYDCPVEPHVAMACLSPRRTVDAFIAVHDLPGERLGLKRTLLLSGLRATASDMADAVARNAGNRSIGAIRWRPDPAIMKIVGGWPGAAHGARGEALGIAPDASIDEIVRGFIADDLAGGNGAAEGDAGP
- a CDS encoding ion transporter; the protein is MTALPEPTSPLNRVRRRVGAFMESPRVTRAITAVIVFNAITLGLETSAGVMERVGPILLLLDDIVLAIFVIELLAKLFAFGWRYFTNGWNVFDFIIVGIALAPASGDLTVLRALRILRVLRLVAIVPSMRKVVMALMAAIPGVSSVIALLALVYYVFAVMVTKLYGKAFPDWFGTVGDSMYSLFQIMTLESWSMGIVRPVMEQYPGAWMVFVPFILMTSFAVINLFIAVIVNAMTEQSQAESAALKEEMHAVTEAEASALMQRMAALQRQMDEIKGMLERR
- a CDS encoding cobalamin-independent methionine synthase II family protein, with product MTPVPYTLPADRILATHVGSLPRPDDLIDLLVARDRDRPYDAALLERRVAESVTEIVRKQVDCGVDIVSDGEMSKISYTNYVKHRLRGFGDPEPLRFLPSDLKAHPDYAASMRANAKLPNLDPPACRAPIEPGDTGPLETDLANYRAAVDAAQPAGAFMNAASPGVVAHFMPNAFYETRDAYVLALGEALTGEYEAIHEAGFLLQIDCPDLAMIRHMEFAGRSLEDFRHAAEVGVEALNHATRNIPAEAMRMHICWGNYPGPHTHDVPFAAMADIVFRARPSTVLFEGANPQHGHQHEDLADLPIPGDKILAPGVIDTNTNHVEHPKLVAQRLCAYADIVGRERVQAGTDCGFSTLASLPRVWPSIVWEKLRALADGAALATDRLWGRKAA
- a CDS encoding DUF433 domain-containing protein — translated: MTDSLIDRNPEILGGTPVFAGTRVPVRILMEHLEAGDRLDEFLEDYPSVSRRQAIAVLERATAMLMSGTDEAAA
- a CDS encoding HigA family addiction module antitoxin produces the protein MSMHNPPHPGGIVKRQCLEPLGLTVTRAAEGLGVTRQALSELVNERTGISVEMAIRLSKAFGSTPETWLGMQMAWDLWQARERAGRIAVERFAAA